The Desulfatibacillum aliphaticivorans DSM 15576 sequence GTTTTGACTTTCAGGTCCCTGTTCCGCAACACAAAAATGGAACTGCACGACGGTCCCAAACTGGCTTACGGATGGCAGATGTGGCTGTGGGTTTTCGCCCTGGCTTTTCATTACGCCTTCCTGACTGTGTTTATTCGTCACTTCCGTTTTTTCACTGAAGACGGCTCCGTGGTATTTCAGGGCGTGATGTTCCTGGAACACCTGGACGGCTTTCTGCAACTGGGTCTGCCCCATGTGCTGATCTCCGGCTTTGTTCTGCTTGGCGCGGCCACCATGCTGCTGCTCAGGCGCCTGACCAACGCCCAGGTTCGTTACGTGTCCCTGATCCAGGATTACTTTCCCCTGCTGCTGATCATCAGCATCGCCGCCAGCGGCATCCTGATGCGTCACGTGATCAAGGTGGACATTGTGGCCGTAAAGGCCCTGATCATGTCCATGCTGAATTTCGATTTTGTGGGGATCGGAGAAAAAGCATTGGCCATAGGCTGGATGTTTTATCTCCACATCTTTCTGGTGAGCGTGCTGTTGGCGTACTTCCCCATGTCCAAGCTCATGCACATGGGCGGCATCTTCCTGAGCCCCACCAGAAACCTGCTGTGCAATTCCCGGGAATTCAGGCACGTCAACCCCTGGAACTACCCGGTCAAGGTTCATACCTACGAGCATTATGAAGATGAGTTCAGGGAAAGGATGATCGAAGCGGGCCTGCCCGTGGAGAAGACTTTGGAAGAAACCCAAGAGGCGGCTGCGCCAGAGGAGAAGGAGTAACATGGCTGACGAAGTCCCGAAGGTAGAAGAAATGGCCGCGATCAACCACACTCCGCCGAAAACGGGGTGGATGGATACGCCGGCGGTTATAAGACCGGGCATGTATTGCTACTCTGCTAAGGCCAAGCCCCTTAACATTTTAAGCATGCCCTATGGCAGGGATTGGGATCCCATTGAAGAAGACTGGCATCTGCCTGAAAACTGGATGGAAATCGTCCTGGAAGGCCTGCACGAACGCCTTCACAAGTTCCGCTCTCTCCAGCTTTTTATGGACGTGTGCGTGCGCTGCGGCGCCTGCGCCGATAAATGCCACTTTTTCATCGGCTCCGGCGATCCCAAAAATATGCCCGTGCTCCGCGCTGAACTGCTCCGGTCCGTATACCGCAAGGAATACACCCTGGCCGGCAAGCTGCTCGGCAAAATGGTCGGCGCCCGCAAGCTGACGGAGACGGTCCTCAAAGAATGGTGGACCTACTTCTTCCAATGCACGGAATGCCGCCGTTGCAGCGTGTTTTGCCCCTACGGCATTGACACCGCGGAAATCACCATCATCGGCCGGGAGCTGCTGAACCTCCTGGGCCTGAATATCGACTGGATCGCCACTCCGGTTTCCAACTGCT is a genomic window containing:
- the dsrM gene encoding sulfate reduction electron transfer complex DsrMKJOP subunit DsrM yields the protein MNVWISLIASLIVIGGLVVGAAGVAGLAQYSHTPELLVLLGVVVPLLAFIAFIVGVILQVVKWGRRPVPFPIATVAGQGKSLPWIKASYFDAPYTKAGVVGRMALEVLTFRSLFRNTKMELHDGPKLAYGWQMWLWVFALAFHYAFLTVFIRHFRFFTEDGSVVFQGVMFLEHLDGFLQLGLPHVLISGFVLLGAATMLLLRRLTNAQVRYVSLIQDYFPLLLIISIAASGILMRHVIKVDIVAVKALIMSMLNFDFVGIGEKALAIGWMFYLHIFLVSVLLAYFPMSKLMHMGGIFLSPTRNLLCNSREFRHVNPWNYPVKVHTYEHYEDEFRERMIEAGLPVEKTLEETQEAAAPEEKE